In Desulfosudis oleivorans Hxd3, the DNA window CGTTGCGGATGGTCCGGCTTTACAAACCCCGGCCACGGAGCGCCGAAGCCCGGAGGACCGGCAAACAAACCCAGGAGAAAAAAAGATGGCGCTTCGCAAACATTCATCATTCATCATTCCGCTTTCATCATTCAATAATAGGGAGCCTCAATGGTTTACGTCGACCTGATCCACAACCTGGCTCTGCTGGTGGCATTAAGCATCGTCTCCGGATTTATTGAAAAACGGTGGCCCCGCCACACCCGGGCGGGTATCGGGCTTCAGGGCCTTCTTTTCGGCGGCACCGCGGTGCTGGGGATGCTGCGGCCCCTGAACCTGGGGCCCGGCCTGATTTTTGACGGCCGGTCCATCATGGTCAGCCTGTGCGCCCTGTTTTTCGGCCCCTGGGCCGCGGCCGTGGCGAGTGCGCTGCCCATGGCCTGCCGGGTCTGGCTGGGAGGGGCCGGCACACTGACCGGCCTGCTGGTGATCCTTTCGTCGGCCGTTGTCGGCCTGCTGGCCCGGTATCGCCTTCAGCCGGATACGCGGCCCCCGTCCGTTCAGGCCCTCTACCTGTTCGGCATGGCCGTCCACCTGGCCATGATCGCCCTGATGTTCACCCTGCCCGAAGGGGCCGGCATGGCGGTTATCCGACGCATCGGCCCGCCGGTGCTGCTGCTCTATCCCCTGGCCACCATCCTTGCCGGAAAGATTTTGAGCGACCAGGTGAAAGCCGGGCAACAGCTGGCGGTCCTGCTGGAGAGCGAAAAACGATTACGCGCAACCCTTGATGCAACGCCCTTTCCAATTGCAGTTGTTGATTTACAGGATGATACCATTTTTTTCTGGAGTCGCAGCGCGCTTGAACTTTTTGGACATACGGCATACACAACTTCGGAATGGTATCAGATAGCGTACCCCGATCCTGATTACAGGCAAGACGTGATTGAACGGTGGAAGCCGTTTCTTGAAAAAGCCAGGAACTCCGGCCAGACGGTTAACACCGGTGAATATCGAGTGACCTGCAAGGATGGATCTGAACGTATTTGTGAGCTCTATGCCACCTTTCTCCCCGATAATCTTATCGTGACATTCAGCGACATCACCGAGCAAAAAAAGGCCGAGGCGTCGCTGCGATCAAATTATGCGCTGCTGCAGATTGCCGGGGAAACCGCCGGATTCGGCGGCTGGGACGTGGATTTAAAAACATATATTTCAACCTGGTCGGATACGGTGGCCGACATTCACGAAATGCCGCACGGCTACGCGCCGCCTGTGGAGGAGGGTATTAAGTTTTATGCGCCCGAATGGCGGGAAAGAATCACTCGGGTTTTTACAGATTGCGCTCAAAAAGGCATTCCCTATGATGAGGAAATGGAGATCCTTACATCAAAAGGAAAACGCGTATGGGTGCGGACCATTGGCAGATCGGTGAAAGATGAAAACGGCAGGATTATCAAAGTACAGGGTTCTTTTCAGGACATCAGCGAACACAAACGGACGGAAGGGAAACTGAAAGAACAGGCACAATTATTTAAGGCCGTTTCTGATAATATGTTTGACCTTGTTGCCTTGACTGACCTGGAAGGCAATTTCATATTCGTGGGCGCCTCACACAATATATTGGGATATGATATCGATTCCCTGATTGGACGAAATGTTCTGGAATTCGTCCACCCGGAGGATGTGCAGCAAGTATCCGTTTCTTTTCGTGACTTCCTGTCCACAGGCGATGACAGTCGAAAAGTGGAGTACCGCTATCGATGCGCGGATGAAAGCTATCTCTGGTTCGAGACTGTCGGAAGATTTGTCCGGGATGATAATGGTGATTTAAAGGGAATTGTCTTCAGCACAAGGGACGTCACCGAACGCAGGCGGATCGAACAGGAACTGAAAGAAAGCGAAGAGCGTTTCAGGGCGTTGCATAACGCTTCTTTCGGGGGAATCGCCATTCACGACAAGGGCCTCATCCTGGAATGCAACCAGGGGTTGTCCGAGATCACCGGTTATACCTATGATGAACTGATCGGGATGCAGGGGTTGTCACTGATCTCCGACGGCACGCGGGACAAGGTTGTACGCAATATTAACGCCGGTTATGAAAAGCCCTATGAGGCGGAAGGCGTCCGCAAAAACGGTGGAATATATCCTCTCCGGCTGGAAGCCAGAAACATCAGATACAAAGGCAAAGATGTCAGGGTGGTGGAGTTTAGAGACATCACTGAAAACAAGCGGGCTGAGAAAGAAAAAGAACATCTTGAGGCGCAGCTCAGCCATGCACAGAAGATGGAGTCCGTGGGCCGGCTGGCCGGGGGCGTGGCCCATGATTTCAACAACATGCTCAACGTGATTCTCGGGTACACCGAACTGGCCCTGCAGAACATGGACAAAGACGACCCCCTTTACAACGACCTGACCGAAATCCTTGACGCGGCCCGGCGCTCGTCCGACATCACCCGGCAACTGCTGGCCTTTGCCCGGCGCCAGACCATCGCGCCCCGCACCATCGATCTGAACGAGACCGTGGAGGGCATGCTCAAGATGCTGCGCCGCCTCATCGGCGAAGACATCGACCTTGCCTGGGAACCGAGCTCGGGCCTGTGGCTGGTGAACATGGACCCGGCCCAGGTGGACCAGGTGCTGGCCAACCTGCTGGTCAATGCCCGGGACGCCATTGACGGCGTAGGTAGGGTCACCATTGAGACGGACAACGCTGTTCTGGACGAAGCCTACTGCGCCGACCGGCCCGGCTTTGTTCCCGGCGAATTTGTACTGCTGGCGGTCAGCGACAGCGGCTGCGGCATGGACAAAAACACAATGGACAACCTGTTTGAGCCGTTTTTTACCACCAAAACCGTAGGCAAAGGCACGGGCCTGGGCCTGGCCACGGTCTACGGCATTGTCCGGCAGAACGAGGGGTTCATTACTGTGCACAGCGAGCCTGGCCAGGGCACCACCTTCAAAATCTACCTGCCCCGCCACGTGGGAGATGCCGTCTTCGAGCCGCTTTTCACTGAACCGGAAACACCCCTTGGCACCGGCCAAACCGTGCTGGTGGTGGAAGATGAGGAAGCGATTTTAAGGCTTGCCGACAAGATGCTGACCGGCATGGGCTACACCGTACTGACGGCGCCCGGCCCGGCCGCGGCCCTGGAACTGGCAAAACAGCACACCGGCCCCATCGACCTGCTGATAACCGATGTGGTGATGCCGGAAATGAACGGCCGGGATCTGGCGAAAAAGCTAAGAGAGGGATATCCGGATCTGCGGGTGCTGTTCATGTCCGGGTACACGGCCAATGTCATCGCCCACCGCGGCATTCTGGACAGGGGGGTGCAGTTCATCCAGAAACCGTTTAATAAAAGCGACCTGGCACGAAAGGTGAGAGAAGCCTTGGGGAATGATGAATGATGAATGCGGAATGATGAAAGAAAAACAAATGGAAAAATAATGATAAATATACTGGATAGGACCAAGTTGTTTGCGTTGCGGATTATCCGGCTTGACGCATCCCTGCCACGGAGCACCGAGGCCCAGGTGATCGGCAAACAAGGTCCTGCGGTCCGGGACGTCCGTGGGCGCGCATTTACGGGAAGGCAAACGGAGCCGTTCGAATGCTGAAATGATCAGTAAAACCGAATGCGCATTGCAGGAACTCGAGGAGACACTGTATTGGCTTGAACTCCTGTCGGATTCCGGCATCGTCAAAACCGAACGGCTTTCCGACCTGAAAAAAGAGGCGGACGAGCTGACCGCCATTCTCGTTGCAAGCGTCAAAACAATCAAAAAACACCGGAAGAAAAACGAATAACCCGTTTTGAGAGGAAGAGATGCGCTTCATTCCATCATTCATCATTCATCGTTCATCATTCATCATTCTTTTTTCTGTCCTCTCCCTCTTCGTTCTGCCGGTTTTCGCGTCGCCCCCGGTCCATGCCGAAGCCCGGCTCGTCCGCGTGGGTGTTTATGAAAACGCGCCCAAGGTCTTTGTGGATGGGTCCACCGGTGAGCCCGCCGGCATCTTCATTGATGTGCTGGAACATGTTGCAAAGAGCGAAGGCTGGACCGTGGAATATGTTTCCGGCACATGGGGCGAAGGGCTGGACCGGCTGGAACGGGGCGATATCGACCTTATGCCGGATGTGGCCCACACATCGGACAGGGAAAAGATCTTTGCCTTTCACAAAACACCGGTGCTCTCCTCCTGGTTCCAGGTTTATGCCCGCAAAGGCAGCGGCATCCGGTCCATCGTGGACCTTTCCGGAAAACGGGTGGCCGTTCTTGAACGATCGGTGCAGCAGGCGGCGTTTGTCCGGCTGGCCGACGGCTTTGGCCTGAATGCCACGATTATGAGTCTGCCGGATTATGCGACGCTTTTCGACCTGGTGGCCCGGGGCGAGGCAGACGCCGCGGTAACCAACCGGTTCTACGGGCTGATGCATGCCAAGCGATTCGGCCTGGAAGACACGGCCATTGTTTTCAACCCCTCGAATCTTTTTTTCGCAGCGCCCAAAGGCAAGCACGCGGACCTTCTCAGCGCCATTGATACGCATCTTGAAGTTTTAAAGGCGGACTCCGGGTCCGTCTACTACCAGTCCCTGAAAAAGTGGACATCGGAAAAGGTGGCCTTTGTTCTGCCGGACTGGGTCAAGCTTACCGGGCTTGTCGCCGGCACGGTGCTGATCATGAGCCTGGGCGGCAGCCTTCTGCTCAAGCGGCGGGTAGACGCCCGCACCCGGGAGCTGCGGCAGATCAACAACGAAATGGATGACCGCATCAGGAGCCGGACCGCCGAACTGGCCGACGCCATGAAAAAGGCCCGGGCCGCGGATCATCTCAAGTCCGCCTTTCTGGCCACCATGAGCCATGAGCTGCGCACGCCGCTCAACTCCATCATCGGGTTTACCGGCATGCTGCTCCAGGAACTGCCCGGCCCTCTGAACGAGGAGCAGAAAAAGCAGATGGGCATGGTGCAGACCAGCGCCCGCCACCTCCTGGCCCTGATCAACGACGTTCTGGACATTTCCAAAATCGAGGCCGGCCAGCTGTCGCTGGCGCCGGTCACCTTTGACCTGCGGTCTTCTATTGAAAAGACAGCGGCCCTGGTCGCGCCATTGGCTGAAAAAAATGAAATCGACCTGAAAGTGGAGATCGGAAAAGATGTCGGCGACATGACCACGGACCAGCGCCGCCTGGAACAGGTGGTTCTCAACCTGCTCAATAACGCCGTCAAGTTCACGGAGACCGGGTCCGTCTCAATTAACTGCCGGACCGACACCGGACAGTATGTGATATCGGTTGCCGATACCGGCATCGGCATTCAACCCGAGGATGTGGCCGAACTTTTTCAGCCGTTTCACCAGGTCGACACGGGCCTGTCCCGCAGGCACGAGGGAACAGGCCTGGGACTTTCCATCTCAAAACGGCTGGTGGCCATGATGGGCGGCGCCATTGAGGTGCAGAGCGAGCCGGGAAAGGGCAGTACGTTTACAGTCCGGCTGCCGAAAACAATGATGAATGCGGAATGATGAATGATGAAACGGCATAAAGCCACCATTCGATAAAGAGGGTAATTATGAACGACACGCTGCTGGTCATCGAAGACAACGCGCAGAACCTTTACCTGATGCGGTTTCTGCTGGAAAAAAACGGGTTTTCCGTCATCGGCGCAGGGACCGGCAGAGCCGGTATTGAAGCGGCCCTGCAAAACAAGCCCAGGGCCATTCTGCTGGATATTCAGCTGCCGGAAATGGACGGCTACGCCGTGGCCGCGGAAATCAAAAAACACGCCGAGCTGGCGAATGTGCCGATCATCGCGGTGACTTCTTACGCCATGGTCGGCGACCGGGAGCGGGTTCTGGCCGCCGGTGCCGACGGCTATATTGAAAAGCCCATCAACCCGGAGACCTTTGTGGAAGAGATCAGAGGGTATTTATAAACAATGATGAATGCGGAATGATGAATGATGAAATGAATAATGTTATCATTCAAGAAACGCCTGACGGAGTCATTATCAACAAGTTGCCGGTTCGTAGTGTACCTGTAAGCGTCTTTAAGCATGAGAAAAAAGGGTAAGAATGCGCTCTTTTTTTCATCATTCATCATTCCGCATTCATCATTCCTTCAAACGGGAGAACACCATGAACATCCTCATTGTCGATGACCGCGAAGAGAACCGCTACCTTCTGGAGCGCCTGCTTCAGGGAAACGGGCACACGGTCCGGCAGGCTGCCAACGGGGCCGAGGCCATGGAAATACTGACGGCCGGCGGCATCGACCTGGTCATCAGTGATATTCTCATGCCGGTGATGGACGGGTTCCAGTTGTGTCGCAAGGTGAAAACCGACGAAACCTTGCACGCTATTCCCTTTATCGTCTACACCGCCACCTATACCGGCCCCCAGGACGAGGCCTTTGCCCTGAAAATCGGCGCGGACCGTTTTATTCAAAAACCCTGCGAGGTCGACGTGCTGTTATCGGCCATCAACGAGGTAATGGCCGTCGGTGGCGGCCGGGTGGCAGAGCCGGTACAGGAGGAGGAAGCCCTCAAACTTTACAGTGAACGGCTGATAAGAAAGCTGGAACAGAAAATGCTTCAGGCCGAACAGGAACTCCAGGCTCGGCAGGAAGCCGAGCAGGCCCTGCGCGAAAGCGAGTCCCGGTTCCGGCTCTTGGCGGAGACCGCGCCCGTTGGTATCATTATCGAAGACCGGGATCAGAACGTCCTGTATGTGAGCCCCACGTGTATCTCTCTTTGCGGTTACGCGCCTGAAGAGACACCAACAATGGAGGCATGGTTTTCGCTTGTCTGCCCCGACGAAACCCTGAGAAACCGGGTGCGCGCGGAATGGGCCGCAGCGGTTGAAACGGCAACAAAAACCGGGGTCGAAATTCAGCCCATGGAGTTTCCCGTCACCTGCAGGGACGGCACGGTTCGGGATATTGAGTTTCGCATGTCCGCCACTCAGGACCTGGATTTTGTGGTGCTGTCCGATGTCACCAGCCGCAGGCGGGCCGAGCAGGCCCTGCGCGAAAGCGAACGCAAGTACCGTCGGCTGGCGGAAAATACGTCGGACGTGGTCTGGACCGCGGACATGAACCTGAACACCACCTATGTCAGCCCCTCGGTGGAGCGACTGGTGGGAGAACCGGTCGGCCTGCACATTCAGCGAACCATGGAGGAAAAATTTCCCGCCGATTCCCTGAACCGGCTTTATGCTGTTTTTGCCAAAGAGCTGGAAAACGAAAAAGACCCGGCCTGTGACAAAAACCGGTCCCGCCTGGTGGAGGTTCAGCACTTTCGGGCCGACAGCAGCACCGTCTGGGTTTCGATCAACATCTCGTTTATTCGGGATACCACCGGCCGGCCCATCGGACTACAGGGCATCACCCGGGACATCACCGAACGCAAACAGGCTGAACAGGCGCTGCGGGAGAGCGAGGAACGGTACCGGACCATTCTGGAAAACATCGAGGCCGGTTACTATGAAGTGGACCTGGCCGGCAACTTCACCTTTTTCAACCAGGCCATGTGCCAGATTCTGGGATATGCGGAAGATGAGCTGCTGGGCATGAACAACAGATCCTACATGGACGACGAAAACGCCAAAAAGGTGTTTCACACCTTCAACCAGGTGTTCACAAGCGGAAAAACAGCCAAAGCCTTTGACTGGGAACTGATTCGAAAAGACAACACCCGCTGTTTTGTGGACACGTCGATTGCACTGATGCGGGATGCCGAGAACAACCCCGTGGGGTTCCGGGGAATCGCCCGGGACATTTCGGAGTGGAAACAGGCCGAGGCGGAGCGGGAAAGACTTTCAACCCAGCTGCTTCAGGCCCAGAAAATGGAGTCCGTGGGCCGGCTGGCCGGCGGCGTGGCCCATGATTTTAACAACATGCTTTCCGTGATTCTGGGATACACGGAACTGGCCATGCACCGGGTGCCGCCCCACGACCCCCTTTACGAGGATTTAAGAGAAATTCTGTCCGCAGCCAAACGCTCCTCGGAAATCACCCGGCAGCTGCTGGCCTTTGCCCGCAAACAGACCAGCAGCCCGAAAGTGATCGACTTAAGCGACACCGTGGAGAACATGTTAAAGATGCTGCGGCGGCTCATCGGTGAAGATATCGACCTTGCGTGGAACCCCGGTCCGGGTCTCTGGACCGTGAACATGGATCCGGCCCAGATAAGCCAGATTCTGGCCAACCTGCTGGTCAATGCCAGAGACGCCATCGGCGGGGTGGGCAAAGTCACCATCGAGACCGGCAACGTCAGCTTTGATCAGGACTACTGCGAAGATCACAACGAATTTTTGCCCGGAGACTATGTGGTGCTGGCCGTGAGCGACGACGGTTGCGGCATGGACAGAAAAACCCGGGACCGCCTGTTCGAGCCCTTTTTCACCACCAAAGAGGTGGGGAAGGGCACGGGCCTGGGCCTGGCCACGGTCTATGGCATTGTCAGCCAGAACAACGGGTTTATAAATGTTTACAGCGAGCCGGGCCAGGGCACCACCTTTCGTATCTACCTGCCCCGCCACGGCGGGGCCCTGTCCACCGCCCATCAACCCGGACCGGCCACGGCGCCCCGCGGCACCGGAGAAACCATTCTGGTGGTGGAGGACGAGGCCGCCATTCTCAAGCTGACCCAGCGGGTCCTGTCCGGGCTGGGTTATACCGTTCTGACCGCGGAGACCCCGGCCCAGGCACTGAAGCTGGCCATGGAACACAGTGACCGGATCGACCTGCTGATCACGGATGTGATCATGCCGGAGATGAACGGCCGGGACCTGGCCGACCGGCTG includes these proteins:
- a CDS encoding PAS domain S-box protein: MVYVDLIHNLALLVALSIVSGFIEKRWPRHTRAGIGLQGLLFGGTAVLGMLRPLNLGPGLIFDGRSIMVSLCALFFGPWAAAVASALPMACRVWLGGAGTLTGLLVILSSAVVGLLARYRLQPDTRPPSVQALYLFGMAVHLAMIALMFTLPEGAGMAVIRRIGPPVLLLYPLATILAGKILSDQVKAGQQLAVLLESEKRLRATLDATPFPIAVVDLQDDTIFFWSRSALELFGHTAYTTSEWYQIAYPDPDYRQDVIERWKPFLEKARNSGQTVNTGEYRVTCKDGSERICELYATFLPDNLIVTFSDITEQKKAEASLRSNYALLQIAGETAGFGGWDVDLKTYISTWSDTVADIHEMPHGYAPPVEEGIKFYAPEWRERITRVFTDCAQKGIPYDEEMEILTSKGKRVWVRTIGRSVKDENGRIIKVQGSFQDISEHKRTEGKLKEQAQLFKAVSDNMFDLVALTDLEGNFIFVGASHNILGYDIDSLIGRNVLEFVHPEDVQQVSVSFRDFLSTGDDSRKVEYRYRCADESYLWFETVGRFVRDDNGDLKGIVFSTRDVTERRRIEQELKESEERFRALHNASFGGIAIHDKGLILECNQGLSEITGYTYDELIGMQGLSLISDGTRDKVVRNINAGYEKPYEAEGVRKNGGIYPLRLEARNIRYKGKDVRVVEFRDITENKRAEKEKEHLEAQLSHAQKMESVGRLAGGVAHDFNNMLNVILGYTELALQNMDKDDPLYNDLTEILDAARRSSDITRQLLAFARRQTIAPRTIDLNETVEGMLKMLRRLIGEDIDLAWEPSSGLWLVNMDPAQVDQVLANLLVNARDAIDGVGRVTIETDNAVLDEAYCADRPGFVPGEFVLLAVSDSGCGMDKNTMDNLFEPFFTTKTVGKGTGLGLATVYGIVRQNEGFITVHSEPGQGTTFKIYLPRHVGDAVFEPLFTEPETPLGTGQTVLVVEDEEAILRLADKMLTGMGYTVLTAPGPAAALELAKQHTGPIDLLITDVVMPEMNGRDLAKKLREGYPDLRVLFMSGYTANVIAHRGILDRGVQFIQKPFNKSDLARKVREALGNDE
- a CDS encoding four helix bundle protein — protein: MRSGTSVGAHLREGKRSRSNAEMISKTECALQELEETLYWLELLSDSGIVKTERLSDLKKEADELTAILVASVKTIKKHRKKNE
- a CDS encoding ATP-binding protein; its protein translation is MRFIPSFIIHRSSFIILFSVLSLFVLPVFASPPVHAEARLVRVGVYENAPKVFVDGSTGEPAGIFIDVLEHVAKSEGWTVEYVSGTWGEGLDRLERGDIDLMPDVAHTSDREKIFAFHKTPVLSSWFQVYARKGSGIRSIVDLSGKRVAVLERSVQQAAFVRLADGFGLNATIMSLPDYATLFDLVARGEADAAVTNRFYGLMHAKRFGLEDTAIVFNPSNLFFAAPKGKHADLLSAIDTHLEVLKADSGSVYYQSLKKWTSEKVAFVLPDWVKLTGLVAGTVLIMSLGGSLLLKRRVDARTRELRQINNEMDDRIRSRTAELADAMKKARAADHLKSAFLATMSHELRTPLNSIIGFTGMLLQELPGPLNEEQKKQMGMVQTSARHLLALINDVLDISKIEAGQLSLAPVTFDLRSSIEKTAALVAPLAEKNEIDLKVEIGKDVGDMTTDQRRLEQVVLNLLNNAVKFTETGSVSINCRTDTGQYVISVADTGIGIQPEDVAELFQPFHQVDTGLSRRHEGTGLGLSISKRLVAMMGGAIEVQSEPGKGSTFTVRLPKTMMNAE
- a CDS encoding response regulator, translating into MNDTLLVIEDNAQNLYLMRFLLEKNGFSVIGAGTGRAGIEAALQNKPRAILLDIQLPEMDGYAVAAEIKKHAELANVPIIAVTSYAMVGDRERVLAAGADGYIEKPINPETFVEEIRGYL
- a CDS encoding PAS domain S-box protein, translating into MNILIVDDREENRYLLERLLQGNGHTVRQAANGAEAMEILTAGGIDLVISDILMPVMDGFQLCRKVKTDETLHAIPFIVYTATYTGPQDEAFALKIGADRFIQKPCEVDVLLSAINEVMAVGGGRVAEPVQEEEALKLYSERLIRKLEQKMLQAEQELQARQEAEQALRESESRFRLLAETAPVGIIIEDRDQNVLYVSPTCISLCGYAPEETPTMEAWFSLVCPDETLRNRVRAEWAAAVETATKTGVEIQPMEFPVTCRDGTVRDIEFRMSATQDLDFVVLSDVTSRRRAEQALRESERKYRRLAENTSDVVWTADMNLNTTYVSPSVERLVGEPVGLHIQRTMEEKFPADSLNRLYAVFAKELENEKDPACDKNRSRLVEVQHFRADSSTVWVSINISFIRDTTGRPIGLQGITRDITERKQAEQALRESEERYRTILENIEAGYYEVDLAGNFTFFNQAMCQILGYAEDELLGMNNRSYMDDENAKKVFHTFNQVFTSGKTAKAFDWELIRKDNTRCFVDTSIALMRDAENNPVGFRGIARDISEWKQAEAERERLSTQLLQAQKMESVGRLAGGVAHDFNNMLSVILGYTELAMHRVPPHDPLYEDLREILSAAKRSSEITRQLLAFARKQTSSPKVIDLSDTVENMLKMLRRLIGEDIDLAWNPGPGLWTVNMDPAQISQILANLLVNARDAIGGVGKVTIETGNVSFDQDYCEDHNEFLPGDYVVLAVSDDGCGMDRKTRDRLFEPFFTTKEVGKGTGLGLATVYGIVSQNNGFINVYSEPGQGTTFRIYLPRHGGALSTAHQPGPATAPRGTGETILVVEDEAAILKLTQRVLSGLGYTVLTAETPAQALKLAMEHSDRIDLLITDVIMPEMNGRDLADRLNALQPDLKILYMSGYTADVIAHRGILEPGVHFIQKPFSNQDLAKKVKAVLGG